In a genomic window of Chrysemys picta bellii isolate R12L10 chromosome 23, ASM1138683v2, whole genome shotgun sequence:
- the LOC101942217 gene encoding sodium-dependent phosphate transport protein 3-like isoform X1, producing the protein MACLSRDSHFVPNLNSWHPCRNEFPHPVLKNKRRFLLLLHLSCGDAPGRRTRCQLCLQERMQQSAENAEAEACPESDQEDASPLLNQQLSLGKGLCSARYSLALILHFSLFMVYSLRVNLSIAIVAMTNGTNPGSLPNISADVCPNRSHAQPNDSHREFAQEAPVYDWSAKTQGVILSAFFYGYLFTQLLGGYWSGMFGGKLVLGYGLLSTSALTLLVPLAASLGAAYLIGLQALLGMAEGVIFPAQYTLWAKWAPPLERSRLMNLAEAGCTFGTFITFPAAGIICQYLGWPYIFFIFGGIGCVWCVFWFLLVYEDPSCHPRISAGEKEYIVSSLANQGSSHGLSLPLLAMMKSLPLWAIAVAYFCNDWLFYTLLTSMPTYMSDVLHFDIRENGLLSALPYVGNWLGTIVSGLLADFLLSKHMFSTATVRKLFSVLGMLLPAISLVAVSYVGCDYTAAVVFLTLSMTVISMCGAGFNINQIDIAPRYAGFLLGVTNTFGTVSGIIAPTAVGFLTSQDLLTGWRNVFFVSAALNLFGLLFYVTFGSGTIQDWAREDTALQ; encoded by the exons ATGGCTTGCCTCTCACGTGACTCACACTTTGTTCCCAATCTGAATTCGTGGCATCCCTGCAGGAATGAGTTCCCACACCCTGTATTGAAAAACAAGAGGAGGTTTCTGCTTCTGCTTCATCT AAGTTGTGGAGACGCTCCCGGGAGGAGGACTAGGTGTCAGCTTTGCTTACAGGAGAGAATGCAGCAAAGCGCTGAGAACGCCGAGGCAGAGGCCTGCCCAGAGTCAGATCAGGAAGATGCTTCCCCTCTGCTCAACCAACAGTTATCACTTGGGAAAG GCCTCTGCTCAGCTCGCTACAGCCTGGCTCTCATCCTGCACTTCTCCCTCTTCATGGTGTATTCACTCCGGGTCAATCTCAGTATCGCCATCGTAGCCATGACGAACGGCACCAACCCGGGCAGCCTGCCCAATATCTCCGCGGACGTGTGTCCCAATCGCTCCCACGCTCAGCCCAATGACTCCCACCGAGAATTCGCCCAAGAA GCCCCCGTGTACGACTGGAGCGCTAAGACCCAGGGCGTCATCCTCAGTGCCTTCTTCTACGGCTACCTCTTCACCCAGCTCCTCGGCGGATACTGGTCGGGAATGTTCGGAGGGAAGCTAGTGTTGGGCTACGGGCTGCTCTCTACCTCGGCTCTCACCCTTCTCGTGCCGCTGGCAGCTAGCCTGGGAGCAGCGTACCTCATTGGGCTGCAGGCACTGCTGGGCATGGCAGAG GGAGTGATATTTCCAGCCCAATACACGCTTTGGGCAAAATGGGCTCCCCCCTTGGAACGCAGCAGGCTCATGAACCTCGCTGAAGCTG GATGCACTTTTGGGACCTTCATCACCTTCCCTGCAGCTGGGATCATCTGCCAGTACCTGGGGTGGCCTTACATCTTCTTCATCTTCG GTGGCATTGGCTGCGTTTGGTGTGTGTTCTGGTTCCTTCTCGTTTATGAAGATCCTTCATGTCACCCTCGTATTAGTGCTGGCGAGAAGGAGTACATTGTGTCATCACTGGCTAATCAG GGCAGCTCTCACGGACTCTCCCTTCCACTTCTGGCCATGATGAAATCACTGCCTCTTTGGGCCATCGCAGTCGCCTATTTCTGCAATGACTGGCTGTTCTACACGCTGCTGACGTCAATGCCAACGTACATGAGTGACGTGCTCCACTTTGACATCAGAGAG AATGGGCTTCTCTCTGCACTTCCTTACGTTGGGAACTGGCTGGGTACCATCGTGTCGGGGCTGTTGGCAGACTTCCTCCTGTCCAAGCACATGTTCAGCACAGCAACGGTTCGGAAGCTCTTCTCGGTGCTGG GGATGTTGCTCCCAGCCATCTCCCTGGTGGCCGTGTCCTACGTCGGCTGCGATTACACAGCAGCTGTGGTCTTTCTGACATTGTCCATGACAGTAATCagcatgtgtggggctggcttCAACATTAACCAGATCGACATTGCTCCCAG atACGCTGGGTTTCTGCTGGGAGTCACAAACACCTTCGGAACGGTCTCAGGAATAATTGCTCCCACTGCAGTTGGGTTCCTCACCAGCCAG GACCTCCTGACTGGCTGGAGGAATGTCTTCTTCGTGTCAGCGGCCCTAAATCTCTTTGGCCTGCTGTTCTATGTAACCTTTGGCAGTGGAACTATCCAGGACTGGGCTAGAGAGGATACTGCTCTCCAATGA
- the PPT1 gene encoding palmitoyl-protein thioesterase 1 — MATLRLVPVVLFTCLLVGGRCSGQRAGPVPLVMWHGMGDSCCNPGSLGYIKKIVENKIPGIYVLSLQIGHNAVEDMENSYFMNVNKQVMLVCDKLAKDPRLQGGYNSMGFSQGGQFLRAVAQRCPSPPMFNLISIGGQHQGVFGFPRCPGEKSRICDWLRKMLDLGVYTKVIQERLVQAEYWHDPVKEDEYRKNSIFLADINQEKGINETYKKNLMALKKFVMVKFLNDSMVDPPASEWFGYYRSGQAKETIPLQETSLYTKDQLGLQQMDKAGKLVFLSVAADHLRFSEEWFYTNIIPFLH; from the exons ATGGCGACGCTCAGGCTTGTGCCGGTGGTGCTGTTCACCTGCCTGCTGGTCGGCGGGCGCTGCTCGGGGCAGCGCGCGGGCCCGGTGCCCCTGGTCATGTGGCACGGGATGG GAGACAGCTGCTGTAACCCTGGAAGCTTaggatacattaaaaaaatagtggAAAACAAAATACCAGGAATTTACGTTCTGTCGCTACAGATTGGACACAACGCGGTAGAG GATATGGAGAACAGCTACTTCATGAATGTGAACAAACAAGTGATGCTGGTTTGTGACAAACTCGCGAAGGACCCTCGCTTGCAAGGAGGCTACAATTCTATGGGATTCTCCCAGGGAGGCCAGTTCCT gaGGGCAGTGGCACAGAGATGTCCTTCTCCTCCAATGTTCAATTTGATTTCCATTGGGGGACAGCACCAAG GTGTGTTTGGCTTTCCACGCTGTCCCGGGGAAAAGTCCCGCATCTGTGACTGGCTCCGAAAGATGCTGGACCTTGGCGTCTACACGAAGGTGATTCAGGAGCG CCTAGTGCAGGCAGAATACTGGCATGACCCCGTGAAGGAAGATGAGTACCGGAAAAACAGCATCTTCCTGGCTGACATCAATCAGGAGAAG GGCATCAACGAGACCTACAAGAAAAACTTGATGGCTTTGAAAAAGTTTGTGATGGTGAAATTTCTCAATGACTCTATGGTAGACCCTCCAGCCTCAGAG TGGTTTGGATATTATAGAAGTGGGCAAGCCAAGGAGACCATCCCCCTGCAGGAGACCTCGCTGTACACAAAG GAtcagctggggctgcagcagaTGGACAAGGCAGGAAAGCTGGTATTCCTGTCTGTGGCAGCAGATCACCTTCGCTTTTCTGAAGAGTGGTTTTATACAAACATCATCCCCTTCCTACACTGA
- the LOC101942217 gene encoding sodium-dependent phosphate transport protein 3-like isoform X2, whose product MQQSAENAEAEACPESDQEDASPLLNQQLSLGKGLCSARYSLALILHFSLFMVYSLRVNLSIAIVAMTNGTNPGSLPNISADVCPNRSHAQPNDSHREFAQEAPVYDWSAKTQGVILSAFFYGYLFTQLLGGYWSGMFGGKLVLGYGLLSTSALTLLVPLAASLGAAYLIGLQALLGMAEGVIFPAQYTLWAKWAPPLERSRLMNLAEAGCTFGTFITFPAAGIICQYLGWPYIFFIFGGIGCVWCVFWFLLVYEDPSCHPRISAGEKEYIVSSLANQGSSHGLSLPLLAMMKSLPLWAIAVAYFCNDWLFYTLLTSMPTYMSDVLHFDIRENGLLSALPYVGNWLGTIVSGLLADFLLSKHMFSTATVRKLFSVLGMLLPAISLVAVSYVGCDYTAAVVFLTLSMTVISMCGAGFNINQIDIAPRYAGFLLGVTNTFGTVSGIIAPTAVGFLTSQDLLTGWRNVFFVSAALNLFGLLFYVTFGSGTIQDWAREDTALQ is encoded by the exons ATGCAGCAAAGCGCTGAGAACGCCGAGGCAGAGGCCTGCCCAGAGTCAGATCAGGAAGATGCTTCCCCTCTGCTCAACCAACAGTTATCACTTGGGAAAG GCCTCTGCTCAGCTCGCTACAGCCTGGCTCTCATCCTGCACTTCTCCCTCTTCATGGTGTATTCACTCCGGGTCAATCTCAGTATCGCCATCGTAGCCATGACGAACGGCACCAACCCGGGCAGCCTGCCCAATATCTCCGCGGACGTGTGTCCCAATCGCTCCCACGCTCAGCCCAATGACTCCCACCGAGAATTCGCCCAAGAA GCCCCCGTGTACGACTGGAGCGCTAAGACCCAGGGCGTCATCCTCAGTGCCTTCTTCTACGGCTACCTCTTCACCCAGCTCCTCGGCGGATACTGGTCGGGAATGTTCGGAGGGAAGCTAGTGTTGGGCTACGGGCTGCTCTCTACCTCGGCTCTCACCCTTCTCGTGCCGCTGGCAGCTAGCCTGGGAGCAGCGTACCTCATTGGGCTGCAGGCACTGCTGGGCATGGCAGAG GGAGTGATATTTCCAGCCCAATACACGCTTTGGGCAAAATGGGCTCCCCCCTTGGAACGCAGCAGGCTCATGAACCTCGCTGAAGCTG GATGCACTTTTGGGACCTTCATCACCTTCCCTGCAGCTGGGATCATCTGCCAGTACCTGGGGTGGCCTTACATCTTCTTCATCTTCG GTGGCATTGGCTGCGTTTGGTGTGTGTTCTGGTTCCTTCTCGTTTATGAAGATCCTTCATGTCACCCTCGTATTAGTGCTGGCGAGAAGGAGTACATTGTGTCATCACTGGCTAATCAG GGCAGCTCTCACGGACTCTCCCTTCCACTTCTGGCCATGATGAAATCACTGCCTCTTTGGGCCATCGCAGTCGCCTATTTCTGCAATGACTGGCTGTTCTACACGCTGCTGACGTCAATGCCAACGTACATGAGTGACGTGCTCCACTTTGACATCAGAGAG AATGGGCTTCTCTCTGCACTTCCTTACGTTGGGAACTGGCTGGGTACCATCGTGTCGGGGCTGTTGGCAGACTTCCTCCTGTCCAAGCACATGTTCAGCACAGCAACGGTTCGGAAGCTCTTCTCGGTGCTGG GGATGTTGCTCCCAGCCATCTCCCTGGTGGCCGTGTCCTACGTCGGCTGCGATTACACAGCAGCTGTGGTCTTTCTGACATTGTCCATGACAGTAATCagcatgtgtggggctggcttCAACATTAACCAGATCGACATTGCTCCCAG atACGCTGGGTTTCTGCTGGGAGTCACAAACACCTTCGGAACGGTCTCAGGAATAATTGCTCCCACTGCAGTTGGGTTCCTCACCAGCCAG GACCTCCTGACTGGCTGGAGGAATGTCTTCTTCGTGTCAGCGGCCCTAAATCTCTTTGGCCTGCTGTTCTATGTAACCTTTGGCAGTGGAACTATCCAGGACTGGGCTAGAGAGGATACTGCTCTCCAATGA
- the LOC101942486 gene encoding elongation factor 1-alpha, somatic form-like — MGKEKTHINIVVIGHVDSGKSTTTGHLIYKCGGIDKRTIEKFEKEAAEMGKGSFKYAWVLDKLKAERERGITIDISLWKFETTKYYITIIDAPGHRDFIKNMITGTSQADCAVLIVAAGVGEFEAGISKNGQTREHALLAYTLGVKQLIVGVNKMDSTEPPYSGKRYQEITKEVSTYIKKIGYNPASVAFVPISGWHGDNMLEASANMPWFKGWSITRKEGNGSGTTLLEALDSIIPPSRPINKPLRLPLQDVYKIGGIGTVPVGRVETGFMKAGMVVTFAPANVTTEVKSVEMHHEALAEALPGDNVGFNVKNVSVKDIRRGNVAGDSKNDPPMEAGSFTSQVIILNHPGQIATGYSPVLDCHTAHIACKFAELKEKIDRRSGKKLEDHPKALKSGDAAIVQMIPGKPMCVESFSEYPPLGRFAVRDMRQTVAVGVIKAVEKKAGGTAKVTKSAVKASKK; from the exons ATGGGCAAGGAGAAAACCCACATCAACATCGTGGTGATCGGCCACGTGGACTCGGGGAAATCCACCACCACCGGGCACCTCATCTACAAGTGCGGGGGCATCGACAAGCGAACCATCGAGAAGTTCGAGAAGGAGGCGGCTGAG ATGGGGAAGGGCTCCTTCAAATACGCCTGGGTGCTGGATAAACTGAAGGCTGAGCGGGAGCGTGGGATCACCATCGACATCTCCCTGTGGAAGTTTGAGACCACCAAGTACTACATCACCATCATCGATGCCCCTGGCCACCGAGACTTCATCAAGAACATGATCACCGGCACCTCGCAG GCTGACTGTGCGGTGCTGATTGTGGCGGCCGGGGTGGGAGAGTTTGAAGCTGGCATCTCTAAGAACGGGCAGACCCGGGAGCATGCCCTGCTGGCCTACACGCTGGGGGTGAAGCAGCTCATTGTTGGGGTGAACAAGATGGACTCCACAGAGCCCCCTTACAGCGGCAAGCGCTACCAGGAGATCACCAAGGAAGTGAGCACCTACATCAAGAAGATCGGCTACAACCCAGCCTCTGTGGCATTCGTGCCCATCTCTGGCTGGCATGGGGACAACATGCTGGAGGCCAGCGCCAAT ATGCCTTGGTTCAAAGGCTGGAGCATTACGAGGAAGGAAGGCAACGGTTCTGGTACAACACTGCTGGAAGCCCTGGATTCCATTATCCCTCCTTCCCGCCCCATCAACAAACCCCTCCGCCTGCCCCTGCAGGATGTCTACAAGATTGGCG GTATTGGAACGGTCCCAGTGGGCCGTGTGGAGACTGGCTTCATGAAGGCTGGCATGGTTGTGACTTTTGCCCCCGCCAACGTCACCACGGAGGTGAAGTCAGTAGAAATGCACCACGAGGCTCTGGCAGAGGCACTGCCGGGTGACAACGTTGGGTTCAACGTGAAGAACGTGTCTGTGAAAGACATCCGGCGTGGGAACGTGGCCGGAGACAGCAAGAACGACCCTCCCATGGAGGCCGGCAGCTTCACCTCTCAG GTCATCATCCTGAACCACCCTGGCCAGATAGCCACTGGCTACTCCCCAGTGCTGGATTGCCACACTGCTCACATCGCCTGCAAGTTTGCGGAGCTGAAGGAGAAGATCGACCGCAGGTCTGGCAAGAAGCTGGAGGACCATCCCAAGGCACTGAAGTCTGGGGATGCTGCCATTGTGCAGATGATTCCCGGCAAACCCATGTGTGTGGAGAGCTTCTCGGAGTACCCACCTCTTG GTCGCTTTGCTGTTCGTGACATGAGGCAGACTGTGGCTGTGGGGGTGATCAAGGCTGTTGAGAAGAAGGCTGGTGGAACTGCCAAGGTCACCAAGTCAGCAGTGAAGGCCAGTAAGAAGTGA